The region GCAGCGGGTTTCGAACTCGCGATTCTTCACCTCGCTCCAGGCACCACCGGCCTGCGGGGCGACCTGCCAGCTAGGCGGCAAAAGGCCGAGCTTTTTCATCTTCTCCACACGGGCGGCGCGGATGGCATCGTAACCGGCATCATACTTACCCTTGTATTTGGCGATGTCCTCCGGCTTCGCATGCATGGGCCAGTGCGGGGCCGTCATGGCCACATACATGAAGAAAGGTTGCGCCTGATGATCGCGTGCATGGTCCGCTACAAAGCGGGTGGCGTGGTCTGCAATGGCATCGGTGTAGTAGAAGGATTTGGGCTGATACTGCGCATCGGCAAAGGGGGAGATGAACTCGTTGTCGCGAGTGAGGGTGTTCGGATCAAAGTAGCTGCCCGCGCCATGGATGGTGCCATAAAAGCGATCGAACCCACGCTGGAGCGGCCAGTTGGCCTTGGCATCGGCATCCTGGGGATTGACCTTTTTGGTGACGTGCCATTTTCCGGCCATGTAGGTACGGTAACCCGCAGGCTTGAGCACCTCGGCAATGGTCACGGAGTCGCGGCTGAGCTCGCCCCGGTAACCAGGCAGGCCTTTGTCATCCATCATGTGACCGATGCCTGCCTGATGCGGATAAAGCCCTGTAAGCAAGGCTGCGCGGGTGGGGCAGCAGCGGGCGGTATTGTAAAACTGGGTGAAGCGCACGCCGCCCTTGGCCAGGGCATCCAGGTTCGGCGTGCTGATCTCACTGCCAAAGCAGCCGAGGTCCGAATAGCCCATGTCATCCGCCATGATGAGGATGATGTTAGGCCGATCCGCCGCGTGGGCGGAGAGGAGGGTCAAAAGGAAGCCGATGAGCAAGAACGAACGCATTCCCCTATCACGTAGTAACCCTTGCCATCTTGCCAGTGAAAAAGCCACCGCTGCCTATCTGGAATGCAAGTGGTGGGAGAAACGGAGGGGCGACCTATGGTGCCGCTGGAGATGACTGCACGAGGTACTTCTTTTGAAACTCTGCCGCTGCGTCCAGGCCAGCAGCGATCCATTTCATTTCATCCTGGCGGACGGATTCGTGGTAGGCGGCCCCTTTCAGCAAGGCGGTCTTGAGGCTGGCCTCCACCTTGGTCATATCAAAACCCATGGAGGTGCGGCCGCTCTCTTTGCACTTCTCGGTGAGGCGATTTTTCTCCTTTTCATTGGGGGCCTTCAAGGCGGCGTGCATGTAGCATATACCAGCAAGGTTTGCGGCATTGTCCCGGAGGTCGCCCGCCATCAGAAGGTCACCCAAAGCCTCCTGCAGCAGCGGGTTGTCAAAGTCTGCAAAGAAGATCATGCCTGTCACGCCACGGATGGCATCGGCCCGCTGTTTGGTGGTGAGTGTGAGCTGCTGAGTGGCGCTGGCCGGCAGGCCGCCTGCTTCCTGGCGCGCGACATACCTGGCGAAGCCCGGGGTCATCCAATTGATTTCGCGCGAATCCCCCGGCAAGGCTGCGGGCAAGGTCTGTTTTTCGAGGACCCATTCCACCAGCCACTTTTGATATTTTTCACGTCCGAAGTGGGCATAGGCATTGATGGCGAGGGCTTTTTCAATCCAGCGCAGGGCTTCCTGAAGATCGCCTGTGTAGATGTAAAAGGTGCCAAGATTTGAACAGGTTTCATACAGGCCTGGGACCAGCTTGTCTTTGCGCAGCATCGTCTGGATGGCCGCCCGATGGTCGCCAAGCTTATGCTGGGAAACCGCCAGGTCATCGAAGTGCCAGGGAAGAGATTTGTCAGAGGCGATGTCTTTCTCCCGCTGCTGGATGCGCCACTGGTGGAACTCCTTGGAATGGCGGGCAAAACTGCCGCTGATGAGCACCCCGATGCCGGGAAAGCGGGCGCGTTCGGAATTCAAGGTGTCACTGTCCCAGATGCAACCATAGGCTGCCTGTGACAGCAGCGCAGCGAAGAGGATGACCTTGATGCCCGGCAGATTCATGAATGACATGATGCCATGCGTGGGGTGCCGCCGAAAAGAACTTTATTGCTCCGAATCACTCTGGCTGCTGCCAGGGCACGGTGCCGCCACGCTGGATGTGCTGGCGAAGCTCGGCGGAAAGTTCATTGAAGATCTTCGGGGCCTTCATGCGGAGATTGGTTTTCTCCTGAGGATCGTTCTTCAAATTGTAAAGTTCCAAGGGGCTGAAGGGATCGTTCTGCATCAGCTTCCAATCTCCGCGAATGAGGGCCTCGTAGCTTTTGCCACCGTAGGCGGCACCGCCTTCGCGACGCACGAAGTAAAGGCTGCGTTCAGTGACGACATCTTTCCCCATGAGCACGGGAACGAGGCTGACGGCATCGAGTCCTGAGCGAGGCGTGGCTCCAGCGAGTTCGAGAAAGGTGGGAAAGACATCGAAATTCAGGCCTGCATAATCGCTGCGAGATCCGGCCTGGATGTGGCCGGGCCAGCGCACCATGAAGGGCACCCGCAGAGCGCCATCGTAGTGGCTTTGTTTGCCATCACGCCAAGGGTCGTTGTTCTGACCGTGAGGCAGGGAACCACCGTTGTCCGCAGAGAAAACGACCACGGTGTTTTCCTCCAAACCCGTTTCCTTCAGGGTGGCGAGGACCTGACCGATGCGGTCATCCAGGTGCTCGACAAAGGCGACGTTCATGGCGCGTTTTTCATCGAGCTGCGGCGCGCGTTTTTTCACCTTGTCCAGCCATTCGGCGGGGGGCTCGATGGGGAAATGCGGAGCGTTGTAGGCGAGGTAAAGGAAGAAGGGCTGGTCCTTTTTGCCCGCACGTTCCTTCAGGTAATCACTGGCCCAGGTGGAGAAGAGATCGGTGGCATGACCGGTAGGATCAACGACTTCCGCATTGCGACGCATGTAGTTATTCCCGTGACGCAGATGGGTGCTGTAACTGTCCATCATGTCGCCCAGAAAACCGTGGAAGAGATCAAACCCGCGCTCATTGGGGGTGTTGGGGGACTCCAGTCCCAGGTGCCATTTGCCAATGGCGGCTGTGTGGTAGCCGCTCTTTTTCAGTTCATCGGCCAGGGTGGGCAGCTTCTGATTGAAGTAGCCCCAGGAGTTCTCGGGCTGGGTGCGGATAACGCCAGGCACCCCGGCGCGGTCCGGATAGACGCCAGTGAGCAAGGCCGCCCGCGAGGGGGAGCAGACGGTGCAGTTTGCCCGCATGCGGGTGAAGAGCATGCCTTCCTTCGCCAGGCCATCGATGTTCGGCGTTTGCACGTCGGAATCGTGGTAGGCGGAGACATCGCCATAACCGTGGTCATCCGTGAAGATGATGAGGAAATTGGGCCGCGCGCCCAGGCCCTGACTGAAGGTGCAGAGGAAGGCGAGGGCCAGTAATGAAAGGAGCTTCATGAGAGATGAGAAGGAGGCTCAATCCAGCAGCGTGAGGGTGACACGGCGCACATCCATGACGGATTTTCCGGGGATCTCGAGCGCACGCAAGGTTAATGCCCCCTGCCCTGCCTCCAGTTTCATCTCGCCAAGATTCAGAGTGCGAAACTCCTTCATCTGAGATTCGCCATGCGGCCGTGGCAGGGTGTCCTGATTCGTGTAAAGCGGCGGATCCCAGCCCGGGGCCACCTTGCCACTGAGACGGCTGTCCTTGAAAGCCAGCTCCAAGGTGGAACCCGCATCGGCGATGGGACAGGTGTAGTCCACGGTGACTTCATAACGGCCTGCGGTGTGGACATCCAGCAACCAGACCATGTGATCGTCCTTGGCGGTCCAGTTGACAAAGTAGGAGCAGTTGGGGGCGTTGCTGCTGCGCTGCACTCCGCCGCGCGGTTCGCCATCGCGGGCAGGCAGCATGGTGATGGGAAATTCACGGTAGCCCACAGGAATGGGACGAGGATCCACGGCATTGCCGCCGCCTTTCTTTTTGCCCTTGGCCTTAGCCTCCTTCACGGTCACACCCAACACTTCTTTGCGCCAGGTGGCGACCGCTTCGCTGAGTTTGGCCGCGAGGGCGGGCTCCTTGTCATTGATGGCGGTGGTCTGGCCAGGATCGGCGACCATGTCATAAAGCTGGCCCGCGTTGTCCAGGCGATGCTGCTGGGTGCGCACGCTGACATTGGAGGCCCAGG is a window of Prosthecobacter algae DNA encoding:
- a CDS encoding tetratricopeptide repeat protein, encoding MSFMNLPGIKVILFAALLSQAAYGCIWDSDTLNSERARFPGIGVLISGSFARHSKEFHQWRIQQREKDIASDKSLPWHFDDLAVSQHKLGDHRAAIQTMLRKDKLVPGLYETCSNLGTFYIYTGDLQEALRWIEKALAINAYAHFGREKYQKWLVEWVLEKQTLPAALPGDSREINWMTPGFARYVARQEAGGLPASATQQLTLTTKQRADAIRGVTGMIFFADFDNPLLQEALGDLLMAGDLRDNAANLAGICYMHAALKAPNEKEKNRLTEKCKESGRTSMGFDMTKVEASLKTALLKGAAYHESVRQDEMKWIAAGLDAAAEFQKKYLVQSSPAAP
- a CDS encoding sulfatase family protein, which encodes MKLLSLLALAFLCTFSQGLGARPNFLIIFTDDHGYGDVSAYHDSDVQTPNIDGLAKEGMLFTRMRANCTVCSPSRAALLTGVYPDRAGVPGVIRTQPENSWGYFNQKLPTLADELKKSGYHTAAIGKWHLGLESPNTPNERGFDLFHGFLGDMMDSYSTHLRHGNNYMRRNAEVVDPTGHATDLFSTWASDYLKERAGKKDQPFFLYLAYNAPHFPIEPPAEWLDKVKKRAPQLDEKRAMNVAFVEHLDDRIGQVLATLKETGLEENTVVVFSADNGGSLPHGQNNDPWRDGKQSHYDGALRVPFMVRWPGHIQAGSRSDYAGLNFDVFPTFLELAGATPRSGLDAVSLVPVLMGKDVVTERSLYFVRREGGAAYGGKSYEALIRGDWKLMQNDPFSPLELYNLKNDPQEKTNLRMKAPKIFNELSAELRQHIQRGGTVPWQQPE